The Shewanella sp. MTB7 genome includes a window with the following:
- a CDS encoding DsbE family thiol:disulfide interchange protein: MKKRLVLFIPLVLFLVMGVFLYKGLFLNPQKLDSALEGKPVPAFQLERLEDRSEIITNETLKGKVSLLNVWATWCPSCKYEHPYLMRFARQGILPIYGINYRDERAMAIRELNREGDPYTKNIFDHDGRLGLDLGVYGAPESYLIDHNGIIRYRYAGPIDQNIWNETLLPMIKELQAAAKLDGAS; the protein is encoded by the coding sequence ATGAAGAAGAGGCTAGTACTATTTATTCCATTGGTACTATTTTTGGTGATGGGAGTGTTTCTTTACAAGGGACTCTTCCTTAATCCTCAAAAGCTAGATTCTGCACTAGAAGGAAAGCCTGTTCCGGCTTTCCAACTTGAGCGTCTAGAGGACCGAAGTGAAATCATTACCAATGAAACTTTAAAGGGTAAGGTATCTCTATTGAATGTATGGGCAACTTGGTGCCCGTCATGTAAATATGAGCATCCCTACCTTATGCGTTTTGCACGCCAAGGCATATTGCCTATTTATGGTATTAACTATCGTGATGAACGTGCGATGGCAATACGTGAGTTAAATCGTGAAGGCGATCCTTACACTAAGAATATCTTCGATCATGATGGTCGTTTAGGTTTAGATCTTGGTGTATATGGTGCACCGGAAAGTTATTTAATCGATCATAACGGAATTATTCGTTACCGCTATGCGGGACCTATCGATCAAAATATCTGGAATGAAACCTTGTTACCTATGATTAAAGAGCTTCAGGCAGCCGCTAAATTGGATGGTGCTTCATGA
- a CDS encoding heme lyase CcmF/NrfE family subunit, whose amino-acid sequence MIPELGHLSLIIGVAFAFLLASVPLIGVVRKDQYLVRYAWPLSYGMFFFIFLSVIVLGYSFAIDDFSIAYVAHHSNSQLPIFFKIAAVWGGHEGSLLFWVFALSGWTAAVAYFSKGIEEVFIARVLSVLALIIIGFSLFMILTSSPFERLFPTPMEGRDLNPMLQDVGLIFHPPMLYLGYVGFAVSFAFAISALMGGRLDSAWARWSRPWTLAAWVFLTGGISLGSWWAYYELGWGGWWFWDPVENASFMPWLIGTALLHSVIVTEKRAAFRNWTVLLSIFAFSLSLLGTFIVRSGVLTSVHSFAADPSRGMFILLLLGLAVGGSLTLFAFRASEMKSPARFELKSRETMLLVCNILLTVACGTVLLGTLYPLLIDALGMGKISVGPPYFNAVFVPIILVLFAFMGLGPNIRWKKSKPGALKAKLVVPAFIALIVGTAAPFMADGKFNIWVMLGITAAVWVTLATLRAGYDMMKAKDGSLSLVRINRSQLGMIIAHLGIAVSVVGGTMVSNYSIEKSVRMGPGIQQELAGYTFNYIETKNVVGPNYTAQQGQIEVTKEGEFVTLLKPDRRQYNVRTMDMTEAGIDWGLFRDLYVTMGDPISRTEFAVRLNYKPFVRWLWFGSIFMMVGGFFAASDKRYRTKKVTDASKSDAEKAKLATA is encoded by the coding sequence ATGATCCCTGAATTAGGACACCTTTCGCTTATAATAGGAGTGGCATTTGCCTTTCTATTGGCTAGCGTTCCTTTAATTGGTGTTGTACGTAAAGACCAATATTTAGTACGTTACGCTTGGCCATTAAGTTATGGCATGTTCTTCTTTATTTTCTTATCTGTTATTGTGTTAGGTTACAGTTTCGCCATAGATGACTTCTCAATTGCTTATGTAGCTCATCACTCAAACTCTCAGTTACCTATCTTCTTTAAGATTGCAGCAGTATGGGGCGGACACGAAGGCTCATTATTGTTCTGGGTTTTTGCTCTTTCGGGATGGACTGCAGCAGTGGCTTATTTCAGTAAAGGCATTGAAGAGGTCTTTATTGCAAGAGTGTTGTCCGTGTTAGCCCTTATTATTATTGGCTTCTCACTGTTTATGATTTTAACTTCCAGCCCGTTTGAACGTTTGTTTCCAACGCCAATGGAGGGACGTGATCTTAACCCTATGCTTCAGGATGTTGGACTTATTTTCCATCCTCCGATGCTTTACTTAGGTTACGTTGGTTTCGCCGTTAGTTTTGCATTTGCTATTTCGGCTTTGATGGGCGGACGTCTAGATTCAGCTTGGGCTCGATGGAGTCGTCCTTGGACACTTGCAGCTTGGGTATTTCTCACCGGTGGTATCTCACTCGGTTCTTGGTGGGCTTATTATGAGCTTGGTTGGGGCGGTTGGTGGTTCTGGGATCCGGTAGAAAATGCATCATTTATGCCTTGGTTGATAGGAACAGCACTTTTACACTCAGTGATCGTGACCGAGAAGCGTGCAGCTTTTCGTAACTGGACCGTATTGTTATCAATCTTTGCATTCTCATTAAGTTTGCTAGGTACCTTTATTGTTCGCTCTGGTGTACTGACTTCAGTTCACTCATTTGCAGCAGATCCAAGCCGAGGTATGTTTATTCTCTTGCTATTGGGACTTGCAGTCGGTGGTTCACTCACCTTGTTTGCATTCCGCGCTAGTGAGATGAAAAGTCCAGCACGTTTTGAGCTTAAGTCTCGTGAGACCATGCTGTTAGTATGTAATATCTTATTGACAGTAGCATGTGGTACCGTTCTGTTAGGGACGCTGTATCCGCTACTTATCGATGCATTAGGCATGGGTAAGATCTCTGTTGGACCTCCATATTTCAACGCTGTGTTTGTACCAATTATTCTGGTCCTATTTGCCTTTATGGGGCTTGGTCCGAATATTCGCTGGAAGAAATCTAAGCCTGGTGCTTTAAAAGCTAAGCTTGTTGTTCCTGCTTTTATAGCATTGATTGTAGGTACTGCTGCGCCTTTCATGGCTGATGGTAAGTTCAACATCTGGGTAATGCTAGGTATTACAGCTGCTGTGTGGGTTACGTTAGCTACGTTGCGCGCTGGTTATGACATGATGAAGGCGAAAGATGGCTCACTAAGCCTAGTTCGCATTAATCGTAGTCAGTTAGGTATGATCATCGCCCATTTAGGTATCGCCGTTTCAGTTGTTGGTGGCACCATGGTTTCGAACTACTCAATTGAAAAGAGTGTTCGTATGGGCCCTGGTATTCAACAAGAACTTGCTGGATATACCTTTAACTATATTGAAACTAAGAATGTTGTTGGACCAAACTATACGGCTCAACAGGGACAGATCGAAGTAACAAAAGAGGGTGAATTCGTCACTTTATTAAAACCTGATAGACGCCAATACAATGTCCGTACTATGGACATGACAGAGGCAGGTATCGATTGGGGCTTATTCAGAGATCTTTATGTCACCATGGGTGATCCGATTAGTCGAACAGAATTTGCAGTGCGCTTGAACTACAAACCATTCGTCCGTTGGTTATGGTTCGGCAGTATCTTTATGATGGTGGGTGGATTCTTTGCTGCATCGGATAAACGCTACCGTACTAAGAAAGTAACAGATGCATCAAAGTCTGATGCTGAGAAAGCAAAATTGGCTACGGCTTAA
- the nrfF gene encoding heme lyase NrfEFG subunit NrfF, with amino-acid sequence MAQLSSVVLLSLVMISGVFATPVDTYEFKSVDNQKRALELAHSLRCPQCQNQNLIDSNSPVAQDLRLEVYQMVDAGKDDDEVIEFMTSRYGEFVLYKPRMEAKTFALWLGPVALLIFGLLVGFIFIRKQRITELDDQEISVEEQKELDKLLKRDSK; translated from the coding sequence ATGGCTCAACTTTCAAGTGTCGTTCTATTATCACTTGTCATGATCTCTGGGGTGTTTGCGACCCCAGTAGATACTTATGAATTTAAGTCAGTGGATAATCAGAAGCGAGCACTAGAATTAGCGCATTCGTTACGTTGTCCTCAATGCCAAAATCAGAACCTGATTGACTCAAATTCACCAGTAGCTCAAGATCTTCGTCTTGAGGTATATCAGATGGTTGATGCTGGTAAAGATGATGATGAAGTCATTGAGTTTATGACTAGCCGTTATGGTGAATTTGTTCTTTATAAGCCAAGAATGGAAGCTAAGACATTCGCATTATGGCTAGGACCAGTTGCTTTGCTAATATTTGGTCTATTAGTTGGGTTCATCTTTATACGTAAACAACGTATCACAGAACTCGATGATCAAGAGATAAGCGTAGAAGAGCAAAAAGAGCTAGACAAACTACTTAAGCGAGACAGTAAATGA
- a CDS encoding TlpA disulfide reductase family protein — MKLMASLLKVSLLVLTCLSISSVSAYPGMQKQAEGEGQTNVGLISILPQPFPIAVVPFKNTQGEAVDFSQYKGKILMVNMWATWCPPCVRELPAISRLSEKFDKQEFAVLPISIDLEGKTKVEPFLKELGMGTFNSYYDETQNLSEVFPLDTIPATFILNRDGELIAFVRTFVDWDDKQAAELIQGFIDKR; from the coding sequence ATGAAACTAATGGCTAGTTTACTGAAGGTTTCATTGCTAGTGCTGACATGTTTGTCTATTAGTTCTGTTTCTGCATACCCAGGTATGCAGAAACAAGCTGAGGGTGAAGGTCAAACTAATGTTGGTTTGATAAGCATATTGCCTCAACCTTTTCCTATCGCAGTAGTTCCATTTAAGAATACTCAAGGCGAAGCTGTAGACTTTAGTCAATACAAGGGCAAAATTCTTATGGTGAACATGTGGGCGACCTGGTGTCCTCCATGTGTGCGTGAGCTTCCTGCGATTTCACGTTTATCAGAGAAATTTGATAAGCAGGAATTTGCAGTTTTGCCTATATCAATTGATCTGGAAGGGAAGACAAAAGTAGAACCTTTTCTTAAGGAATTAGGAATGGGAACCTTTAATTCATATTATGATGAAACTCAAAATCTGAGTGAAGTATTTCCCCTCGATACTATTCCGGCTACTTTTATCTTGAATAGAGATGGTGAGCTTATTGCGTTTGTACGAACCTTTGTTGATTGGGATGACAAGCAGGCTGCTGAGCTTATCCAAGGTTTTATTGATAAACGATAG